AGAAACGACTTGTCCCACAGGGCCATTTTTCCTGCTTTGAAACAGAAAAAAGCCAGACCCGCCCGTGCCGCGGGCGGCGCGCTGGCGGCGGTTCTGACGTTAACCCTTTCTTAACAATGCTCTTGCCGCCCGTGCTGCAAATGGGCAGAGTAGTTTCACACACAAGCCGGACACAACGTCCAGCGACCTGCCGACAGGCAACGTATTTTGTAATGAGGATCTCGCGGCACATGACTGATACCAGCCTCAACACCGTCAATCTCGCGGACCGGATGGCCAATTCGGGACAGTTCAAGGCACTCTACGCCGAGGGAATGGCGCTGGTCGAGGAAACCGCGAACTACCTCGATGGCCCGGGCCGCACCGCTTCCAAGGCTCTGCCACGCCTCGCCGCTGTTCTTTATGCAGCTGAATCAATGCGCCTTACCACCCGGCTTATGCAGATGGCGTCATGGCTGCTGTTGCAGCGCGCGGTGAACAATGGCGAGATGAACCGCGATCAAGTTGTTGCGGAAAAGAACAAGGTCCGCCTCGACAGCTTCAATTGCGACCGCAACGCACCCGGCTGGGCAGAACTGCCCGAAGCCTTCCGTGACCTCGTCGAACATTCGTTGCGCATCCAGAACCGTGTCGCCATTCTTGATCGCGAGATCTATCGCTCGAATGAGACCCCGACACTTCGCCCGGACAATGAGAACTCTGTTCAGGCGCAACAGAACCTTCTTCAGACAGCTTTTGCCAAGCGCTGAGAGAACAGAGAGCCGCACACCGGCTCTGCAGAGATCTCGGTCCTGAGAGACCAGACAAAGAAGCCCGCGATCATCTCGCGGGCTTTTTTCTTGTGAGATGTCCATGGCGTCCCGGTGTCGATGAGCGCCCCCGCCTCTCGCCAGCCCCCCAAGCCTCAATGCAACGATTAACCCGCAACAAAAAAGCCCGCCGGGAGAACCGGCGGGCTTTGAACAGTCCGGCACAACCGGAAATCTTACATGCTGAGGCCTTCGAAGCGCTTCTTGAACTTCGACAGGCGACCACCACGGTCCATCAGCTGCTGGTTGCCGCCGGTCCAGGCCGGGTGCGAGCGGGGATCGATCTCGAGGTTCATGGTGTCACCTTCCGAGCCCCAGGTCGACTTGGTCATGTACTCGGTACCGTCGGTCATGACCACTTTGATCATGTGGTAGTCAGGATGGATGTCAGCCTTCATTTTCTTGTCCTGCCGTTTGAGGGCCCTGCACAGCAAATCATGCGGCATATTGGCCAAACACATAAATGAAGCCGAAGTCCTTTCGGTCAACGGCTTTCCAATTCGATGGCGAGCCTATACATGAAGGCACAGTCGATAACAAGGGCTGCATCCGATTTTGCGGCCCGACAGTGGACCGCATGCGCAGTATCCAGGAGCAGCCGTGGCTGATCAAAGCAAGACACCCCAGACCGCCCGCAAATCCATCCGCCCTCTGGCGCGGCTTTTTCCTTATATAAAGCGCTACCCACGCCTGGTCTTCGGCGCCCTAGCGTTCCTTCTCATTGCTGCGGTCACCACACTGAGCCTGCCAACGGCCGTGCGCAGAATGATTGACCATGGCTTCTCCGCGCAGGATGCCGGCTTCATCAACACCTATTTCTCGATGCTGGCCGGGATCGCCGCCCTTCTCGCCCTCGCTTCGGCATGCCGCTATTATTTCGTCATCACGCTGGGTGAACGCGTGGTGTCCGACATCCGCCGCGATGTCTTCGATCATGTCACACGGCTGTCCGCCTCCTTCTATGACGCCAACCGCTCGGGCGAAATCGTCTCGCGGCTGACCGCAGACACCACGCAGATCAAATCCGCCGTCGGAGCGACCGCCTCGCTCGCCCTGCGCAACACCATCTTGTGCGTTGGCGCTGCCGCGATGATGTTCGTGACCTCACCCAAACTCTCCAGCCTGGTTCTGGGTGCGATACCGCTGATCGTATTTCCTCTGGTGGGGTTTGGCCGCAAGGTGCGCAAGCGCTCGCGCGAAGCGCAGGATACGCTCGCGGAGGCTATGACCTTTGCCGGTGAGGCAATCGGTGCCACTCGCACCGTTCAGGCGTTCAACACGGAGGCCGCAGCCCAGGCCAGTTTCAGCGGCGCGGTGGAGACCGCCTTTGGCGCAGCGCGGCGCTCTATTCTGGCCCGCTCGATCCTCACCGGCTTCGCCATCGCCATGGCCTTCGGTTCAGTGGTGGCCGTGCTCTGGTATGGTGCGCAATCGGTGCTGGCTGGCGAACTTTCTCCCGGCACGCTTGGCCAGTTCCTGCTCTATTCGGTCTTTGCCGCCGGCAGCCTCGGCGCATTGTCCGAGGTCTGGGGCGAACTCTCCCAGGCCGCAGGCGCTGCCGAGCGTTTGAGCGAACTCCTTGATGAAGTGCCCGAGATCCGTGCTCCTGAAAACCCGGCTCCGCTGCCGCAGCCACCGGTGGGCGACATTCTTTTCGACAATGTCGGATTTGCCTATCCAGCCCGCCCCGAGTCTTCGGCGCTGGAGGGGACAAGCTTTCATGTCCGGCCCGGCGAAACCGTCGCAGTCGTCGGCGCGTCCGGCGCGGGCAAATCGACGCTGTTCTCGCTGATCCTGCGGTTTTACGACGCCAGCAGTGGCCGGGTGCTTGTCGACAGCGTCGATGTCCGTGACGCCGATCCGGCAGAAGTCCGCGCCCGTATCGCTGTCGTACCGCAGGATGTGACGATTTTCGCAGGCAGCGTCGGGGACAATATCGCCTTTGGCAAACCCGGTGCCAGCCAGGCCGACATCGAGGCCGCCGCCCGTGCAGCCCAGGCCCATGATTTTATCATGGCGCTCGACCAGGGCTATGCGACCGCTGTGGGCGAACGCGGCATCACGCTCTCCGGCGGCCAACGCCAGCGTGTCGCCATTGCGCGCGCCATCCTGCGGGATGCACCGATCCTGCTGCTGGACGAAGCCACATCAGCGCTTGATGCGGAGAGCGAGACACTGGTGCAGAAGGCGCTTGAAGGGCTGATGCAGAACCGCACCACGATCGTCATCGCGCACCGCCTCGCAACGGTGCTTCGGGCCGACCGTATTCTTGTCCTTGATCAGGGCCGTATCGTCGAGGAGGGCACCCATGGCGAATTGGTGGCGCGCGGCGGTCTCTACGCCCGTTTGGCACGCCTGCAGTTCGAACACGGCGCCGAAGCCCTGTCCCTCGCCACACCACAGGGCAATGCCTCGCTCTCTGAGAAAGCCGGCTAAGTTTTACCTGCGATGATCTTGTGAGCACCCCCAAACTGGGCTAAAAACAGAGCGTTCGTCTGGAAGCCACGCGCGGGACATAATCTCATTCGCGGGCTATAACAGGAACATTCAGAAGGTGTATCC
The DNA window shown above is from Hoeflea phototrophica DFL-43 and carries:
- the rpmE gene encoding 50S ribosomal protein L31; amino-acid sequence: MKADIHPDYHMIKVVMTDGTEYMTKSTWGSEGDTMNLEIDPRSHPAWTGGNQQLMDRGGRLSKFKKRFEGLSM
- a CDS encoding DUF1465 family protein, with product MTDTSLNTVNLADRMANSGQFKALYAEGMALVEETANYLDGPGRTASKALPRLAAVLYAAESMRLTTRLMQMASWLLLQRAVNNGEMNRDQVVAEKNKVRLDSFNCDRNAPGWAELPEAFRDLVEHSLRIQNRVAILDREIYRSNETPTLRPDNENSVQAQQNLLQTAFAKR
- a CDS encoding ABC transporter transmembrane domain-containing protein, with product MADQSKTPQTARKSIRPLARLFPYIKRYPRLVFGALAFLLIAAVTTLSLPTAVRRMIDHGFSAQDAGFINTYFSMLAGIAALLALASACRYYFVITLGERVVSDIRRDVFDHVTRLSASFYDANRSGEIVSRLTADTTQIKSAVGATASLALRNTILCVGAAAMMFVTSPKLSSLVLGAIPLIVFPLVGFGRKVRKRSREAQDTLAEAMTFAGEAIGATRTVQAFNTEAAAQASFSGAVETAFGAARRSILARSILTGFAIAMAFGSVVAVLWYGAQSVLAGELSPGTLGQFLLYSVFAAGSLGALSEVWGELSQAAGAAERLSELLDEVPEIRAPENPAPLPQPPVGDILFDNVGFAYPARPESSALEGTSFHVRPGETVAVVGASGAGKSTLFSLILRFYDASSGRVLVDSVDVRDADPAEVRARIAVVPQDVTIFAGSVGDNIAFGKPGASQADIEAAARAAQAHDFIMALDQGYATAVGERGITLSGGQRQRVAIARAILRDAPILLLDEATSALDAESETLVQKALEGLMQNRTTIVIAHRLATVLRADRILVLDQGRIVEEGTHGELVARGGLYARLARLQFEHGAEALSLATPQGNASLSEKAG